Proteins from a genomic interval of Bradyrhizobium sp. CCGB01:
- the ykgO gene encoding type B 50S ribosomal protein L36, whose translation MKVRNSLKSLRGRHRANRLVRRKGRVYVINKVQRRFKARQG comes from the coding sequence ATGAAGGTCCGTAACTCGCTGAAATCGCTGCGCGGTCGCCATCGCGCCAACCGCCTGGTCCGCCGCAAGGGCCGGGTCTACGTGATCAACAAGGTGCAGCGCCGCTTCAAGGCTCGCCAGGGCTAA
- a CDS encoding autotransporter domain-containing protein translates to MPTAMPARAQDATTAAMLRNRLLVTTALAPLVLVMLPVLVPGPAFAACTVAGTGVISALNSGDVATCTGLGNTDHINATGGSNVTVNIGDGTLTSLLPGAGIPAIVFDGTIASHVTVNNQATASTYSGAVLLSNGSKHNNVTIAAGGIAEGTGNVEAAIVIDNSNDNLVNIRGTAVGTGGNTTGLRISGTSTGNVVLVYDSGSISGGHTGVQFIAGGNTLLNGGTISGGFFIAIQGSSGADKILNSGTITGGGSGAIDLSGGDDVLSLAPSSTITGNVRGGSGTDTLNLAGSGSGSFDLGNLGAFLQYDEFEQLSKTGTSVWTLTGATAFNGATTVDAGGLIVNGNLPSIVTVNGGYLGGTGTVGGIVVNNGGMVAPGNSIGTLNVSGNVTFNAGSIFQVEINPGGQSDKIAATGTATLNGGTVQIVPLGAGFLANTQYTILTAAGGVSGTFATLTTPGGPLVSGQLSYGTNNVYFLLQQIGGLGTLSGLTPNQAAVAGALDQAQSGGASGPLGTAINTLAALNTPGIKAGLDDLAGQIHADGRRFTADQTDMFQSFMWNAGTQSRGESVRMSASAYAEVPADPIGKALRSRRVAPVQSVWFGGYGNWDKVATSNIAFGTNTAVGGAALGADLWNLPGFTAGLAIGASTGQLRMAGRADRIDANAGHAGFYARGASGGFNLASAISYSFAALDSSRTISFLGETATASSRADTFAASFGIARPFESGWGFTAEPFAKADWYSTHQGSLSETGAPGVNQLVRGGRFDVVYGTAGLRAGHRMVMPNGQAAQLGATLAARHEFTGSAATTIAALEGAPGLPFAITGVERARTVALTGAEIRWDLTAATSLKASYEGAFAPGYDRHTLRGLIRSEF, encoded by the coding sequence ATGCCGACTGCAATGCCGGCCCGTGCGCAAGACGCCACAACGGCCGCCATGCTGCGTAACAGGCTGCTCGTCACCACGGCGCTGGCGCCGCTGGTGCTCGTCATGCTGCCGGTCCTCGTGCCTGGCCCGGCCTTCGCGGCCTGCACCGTGGCCGGCACCGGCGTGATCAGCGCGCTCAATTCGGGTGACGTTGCGACCTGCACCGGCCTCGGCAACACCGACCACATCAACGCCACGGGCGGCAGCAACGTCACGGTCAACATCGGCGACGGGACGTTGACATCACTCCTGCCCGGCGCCGGCATCCCCGCGATCGTTTTCGACGGCACCATCGCTTCGCACGTCACCGTCAACAATCAAGCCACGGCTTCGACCTACAGCGGAGCCGTTCTGCTCTCCAACGGATCGAAGCACAACAATGTGACGATCGCGGCCGGCGGAATCGCGGAGGGGACGGGCAACGTCGAAGCGGCGATCGTTATCGACAATTCGAACGACAACCTCGTCAACATTCGCGGCACGGCCGTCGGCACCGGCGGAAACACGACGGGACTTCGAATCAGCGGGACGTCGACCGGCAATGTCGTCCTTGTTTATGACAGCGGATCGATCAGCGGTGGCCACACCGGGGTGCAGTTCATCGCCGGCGGCAACACCCTCCTTAATGGCGGCACGATTTCCGGCGGCTTCTTCATCGCCATCCAGGGTTCTTCCGGCGCCGACAAGATCCTCAATTCCGGGACCATCACGGGCGGCGGCAGCGGGGCGATCGACCTGTCCGGGGGCGATGACGTGCTCAGCCTCGCCCCCAGCTCGACGATCACCGGCAATGTTCGCGGCGGGAGCGGCACCGACACGCTGAACCTTGCCGGCAGCGGCAGCGGCTCGTTCGACCTCGGCAATCTCGGCGCCTTCCTGCAATATGACGAGTTCGAGCAACTGTCCAAAACCGGCACCTCGGTCTGGACGCTGACCGGCGCCACCGCCTTCAACGGCGCAACGACGGTGGACGCCGGCGGCCTGATCGTGAACGGCAATTTGCCCTCCATCGTCACCGTCAATGGCGGCTATCTCGGCGGCACCGGCACGGTCGGCGGCATCGTCGTCAACAATGGCGGCATGGTCGCGCCGGGCAATTCGATCGGGACCCTCAACGTCAGCGGCAACGTCACCTTCAACGCCGGCTCGATCTTTCAGGTCGAGATCAACCCCGGCGGCCAATCCGACAAGATCGCGGCGACCGGAACGGCAACCCTCAACGGCGGCACGGTGCAGATCGTGCCGCTCGGCGCGGGCTTCCTCGCCAACACTCAATATACGATCCTCACGGCGGCCGGCGGAGTCAGCGGCACGTTCGCCACGCTCACGACCCCGGGCGGCCCGCTCGTCTCGGGGCAGCTCAGCTACGGTACCAACAATGTCTACTTCCTGCTGCAACAGATCGGCGGCCTCGGTACGCTGTCTGGCCTGACGCCGAACCAGGCCGCGGTGGCCGGCGCTCTGGACCAGGCGCAGTCCGGTGGCGCATCGGGGCCGCTCGGCACCGCGATCAACACGCTCGCCGCGCTCAACACGCCGGGCATCAAGGCCGGTCTCGACGATCTCGCCGGACAAATCCACGCCGACGGGCGCCGCTTCACCGCTGACCAGACCGACATGTTCCAGAGCTTCATGTGGAACGCCGGCACGCAATCGCGCGGCGAGAGCGTGCGCATGTCGGCGTCCGCCTATGCCGAGGTGCCGGCGGACCCGATCGGGAAGGCGCTGCGCAGCCGCCGCGTTGCGCCGGTGCAGAGCGTCTGGTTCGGCGGTTACGGCAATTGGGACAAGGTGGCGACAAGCAATATTGCTTTCGGAACGAACACGGCCGTCGGCGGCGCGGCGCTCGGCGCCGATCTCTGGAACCTGCCCGGCTTCACCGCCGGCCTTGCGATCGGTGCATCGACCGGCCAGCTGCGCATGGCGGGACGTGCCGACCGCATCGACGCCAATGCCGGCCATGCCGGCTTCTATGCACGAGGCGCGAGCGGCGGCTTCAATCTCGCATCCGCGATCAGCTATTCGTTCGCGGCGCTCGACTCCTCGCGCACGATCTCGTTCCTGGGCGAAACGGCAACCGCGTCCTCGCGGGCCGACACCTTTGCCGCCTCGTTCGGTATCGCACGTCCGTTCGAGAGCGGATGGGGTTTTACAGCCGAGCCATTCGCCAAGGCCGACTGGTATTCGACCCATCAGGGCAGCCTTTCCGAAACCGGCGCGCCCGGCGTGAACCAGCTGGTGCGGGGCGGCAGATTCGACGTCGTCTATGGCACGGCGGGCCTGCGCGCCGGTCACCGCATGGTGATGCCGAACGGCCAGGCGGCGCAGCTCGGCGCGACCCTTGCCGCGCGCCATGAGTTTACCGGCAGCGCGGCAACCACCATTGCGGCCCTCGAAGGCGCGCCGGGCCTTCCGTTCGCGATCACCGGCGTCGAACGTGCCCGCACGGTCGCGCTCACCGGCGCGGAGATCCGCTGGGATCTCACGGCCGCGACGTCGCTCAAGGCGTCCTACGAGGGCGCGTTCGCGCCGGGATACGACCGCCACACGCTGCGGGGCCTGATCCGCAGCGAATTCTAG
- a CDS encoding transposase, with translation MSRYRRAQGNTFFFTVVLADRSSTLLVDHIDRLRRIYRTAQLRRPFETVAICILPDHLHAIWSLPENDSDFSSRWNLIKGGFSRGLEAQERSASKLFKREKGIWQRRYWEHAIRDDADLARHVDYIHFNPVKHGFVARVRDWSLSSFHRYVDNGTLPLDWGGDMRDIAGHFGE, from the coding sequence GTGTCTCGATATCGGCGCGCACAGGGCAACACATTTTTCTTCACCGTCGTGCTCGCCGACCGTTCAAGCACTCTGCTCGTAGATCACATTGATCGCTTGAGACGCATTTACCGGACTGCTCAGCTGCGCCGCCCGTTCGAGACCGTCGCGATCTGCATCCTGCCCGACCATCTCCATGCCATTTGGTCGCTCCCGGAGAATGATTCTGATTTTTCGTCGCGGTGGAATCTGATCAAGGGCGGATTTTCGAGAGGCCTGGAGGCTCAGGAGCGCTCGGCAAGCAAGTTATTCAAGCGCGAAAAGGGCATTTGGCAGCGCCGCTATTGGGAGCACGCAATTCGCGACGACGCGGATTTGGCGCGGCACGTTGACTACATCCATTTCAATCCCGTGAAGCACGGCTTTGTTGCGCGAGTGCGCGATTGGTCTCTCAGCAGCTTCCACCGCTACGTCGACAACGGCACACTTCCCTTGGATTGGGGAGGGGATATGCGGGATATCGCGGGGCACTTTGGTGAATGA
- a CDS encoding arylsulfatase, which produces MSNDKVSKNPETCIEPAKAGLKRRDLLLSGTSLVAASALTAVGLTIPAQAQQQPTAPAGQRPNIVFIMGDDIGWFNIGAYHQGIMASRTPNLDKLAAEGMRFTDYYAEASCTAGRANFITGELPIRTGLTTVGQAGSPIGMPAQAPTIATALKSMGYTTGQFGKNHLGDLNEFLPTVHGFDEFFGYLYHLDAMEDPAHRNYPQSLLATVGPRNMVHSWATNVDDPTVQTRWGKIGKQKIEDSGPLYPKRMETVDDEILKITFDFIDKAKRDNKPFFVWLNPTRMHVVTHLSEKYENMRNSENGWSVSEGGFAQLDDIVGAVMKKLKDEGFDDNTIVAFTTDNGAENFTWPDGGQTPFAGGKGTALEGGFRVPCMIRWPGKVPAGKVENGIISGLDWFPTFVAAAGNPNIAEELRKGKQLGDKTYKVYLDGYNQMDLITGKGPSARHSVFYFTEGTLSAVRIDDFKYRFTDQPSGWLGGTVKVDWPILTNIRLDPFERTGIPSGDKGSLAYYNWFVFEFWRFQFVQQEVGKLAQTAIEFPPMQKGASFNLEAVKEQIEKAMQSQAGK; this is translated from the coding sequence ATGAGTAATGATAAGGTTTCGAAAAACCCTGAGACCTGCATCGAGCCGGCCAAGGCAGGACTGAAACGCCGGGATCTGCTATTGAGCGGTACTTCTCTCGTCGCCGCTTCCGCGCTCACGGCTGTGGGACTGACAATCCCGGCGCAAGCGCAGCAACAACCAACTGCGCCGGCCGGCCAGCGGCCGAACATCGTCTTCATCATGGGTGATGACATTGGCTGGTTCAACATTGGTGCCTACCATCAGGGCATCATGGCGAGCCGGACGCCAAACCTCGACAAGCTCGCCGCGGAGGGAATGCGCTTCACCGACTACTACGCAGAGGCAAGCTGCACGGCGGGCCGCGCCAACTTCATCACCGGCGAGTTACCGATCCGCACGGGCCTTACCACTGTCGGCCAGGCAGGCTCCCCGATCGGCATGCCGGCGCAAGCGCCGACCATCGCGACAGCGCTGAAATCCATGGGGTACACCACGGGGCAGTTCGGCAAGAACCACCTTGGCGACCTCAACGAATTCCTGCCGACCGTGCACGGCTTCGACGAGTTCTTTGGCTACCTCTATCACCTCGATGCCATGGAGGATCCGGCCCACCGCAATTACCCGCAATCGCTGCTGGCCACCGTCGGTCCGCGCAACATGGTTCATTCATGGGCGACCAACGTCGACGATCCGACAGTGCAGACGCGCTGGGGCAAGATCGGCAAGCAAAAGATCGAGGACTCCGGACCGCTTTACCCCAAGCGGATGGAGACGGTTGACGACGAGATTCTGAAGATCACGTTCGACTTCATCGACAAGGCGAAGCGGGACAACAAGCCGTTCTTCGTCTGGCTCAACCCGACGCGCATGCACGTCGTGACCCACCTCTCGGAAAAATACGAGAACATGCGCAACTCCGAGAACGGCTGGTCTGTCTCAGAGGGCGGGTTTGCCCAGCTCGACGACATCGTCGGCGCCGTCATGAAGAAGCTCAAGGACGAGGGCTTCGACGACAACACGATCGTCGCGTTCACAACCGACAACGGCGCGGAAAACTTCACCTGGCCGGATGGCGGACAGACGCCGTTTGCGGGCGGCAAGGGAACGGCGCTGGAAGGCGGCTTCCGCGTGCCCTGCATGATCCGCTGGCCGGGCAAAGTGCCGGCGGGAAAGGTCGAGAACGGCATTATCTCCGGACTCGACTGGTTCCCGACCTTCGTCGCCGCCGCGGGCAATCCAAATATCGCCGAAGAGTTGAGGAAGGGAAAGCAGCTCGGCGACAAGACCTACAAGGTCTACCTCGACGGGTACAACCAGATGGACCTGATTACCGGGAAAGGCCCGTCTGCCCGCCACTCGGTCTTCTATTTCACTGAGGGCACACTGAGCGCGGTGCGCATCGACGACTTCAAATATCGCTTCACCGATCAGCCGAGCGGCTGGTTGGGAGGCACGGTCAAGGTTGATTGGCCGATCCTCACCAACATTCGGCTTGATCCGTTCGAGCGCACCGGCATCCCAAGTGGCGATAAGGGATCGCTGGCATACTACAACTGGTTTGTCTTCGAGTTCTGGCGATTCCAGTTCGTGCAGCAGGAGGTCGGCAAGCTCGCCCAGACGGCGATCGAGTTCCCGCCGATGCAGAAGGGGGCGAGCTTCAACCTGGAGGCGGTCAAGGAGCAGATCGAAAAGGCCATGCAGTCGCAAGCTGGCAAGTAG
- a CDS encoding AraC family transcriptional regulator, with protein MATDGQSIPDAPRLGYTGEPHGPAYEMWREEFCRRVMAADLSPLSDGSFNCDVKALMLPQATISSCNGTPIRFMTLGASDNLALLIAPDSPLHAVMGRRTLEVAPLGISLIDASIKGAFVSQLEKGSNKAALFDRKMLLSYCPDAEDSVARPLDHNPALTALLHRYYDFALQHAPGLDALAQHAVSQHLMDLMVLVLGGRRDATELAKERGLAAARLEAVKADILERLGGGSLTLADLARRHRASPRTIQLLFERSGTTFSEFVLEQRLLRAARLLRDPLHWASKISDIAHLSGFNDVSYFHRSFRRRFGMTPLDAKARTAEG; from the coding sequence ATGGCGACCGACGGACAATCGATTCCCGACGCGCCGCGCCTTGGCTATACCGGCGAGCCGCATGGGCCGGCCTATGAGATGTGGCGGGAGGAATTTTGCCGCCGCGTGATGGCAGCCGATCTTTCGCCTTTGTCCGACGGCTCTTTTAACTGCGATGTCAAAGCGTTGATGTTGCCGCAGGCAACGATATCCTCCTGCAACGGCACGCCGATCAGATTTATGACACTCGGCGCCAGCGACAATCTGGCGTTGCTGATTGCGCCGGATTCGCCGTTGCACGCGGTCATGGGCCGTCGCACGCTCGAAGTTGCGCCGCTGGGCATCAGTCTCATCGACGCCTCCATCAAGGGCGCATTCGTCTCGCAACTCGAGAAGGGCAGCAACAAGGCCGCTTTGTTCGACCGCAAGATGCTGCTGTCCTATTGCCCCGATGCCGAAGACAGCGTTGCGCGGCCGCTCGATCATAACCCCGCGCTCACTGCGCTGCTGCATCGATATTACGACTTCGCGCTTCAGCACGCCCCGGGGCTCGATGCGCTGGCGCAGCATGCCGTTTCGCAACATTTGATGGATTTGATGGTGCTGGTGCTCGGCGGCAGGCGCGACGCTACTGAACTGGCGAAAGAGCGCGGCCTCGCCGCGGCGCGGCTGGAAGCCGTCAAGGCTGACATTCTGGAGCGGCTCGGCGGCGGCAGCCTCACGCTCGCCGACCTCGCGCGGCGCCATCGCGCCAGCCCTCGCACCATTCAATTGCTATTCGAGCGCAGCGGCACCACGTTTTCGGAGTTCGTGCTGGAGCAGCGGCTGCTGCGGGCGGCACGGCTGCTGCGCGATCCGCTGCACTGGGCGAGCAAGATCAGCGATATCGCCCATCTCTCCGGCTTCAACGATGTGTCGTACTTCCACCGGTCGTTTCGCCGGCGCTTTGGCATGACGCCTCTGGACGCGAAAGCGCGGACGGCTGAAGGATGA
- a CDS encoding haloacid dehalogenase type II — protein sequence MSIKAVVFDAYGTLYDIQSVAEITEDAFPGYGEIITQIWRIKQLEYTWLRSLMRRYQDFAAVTRDSLAYTLRLLGLAYEGEAFERVIEKYLHLDLYPDAAATLAALRPRKLAILSNGSPDMLNALVRNSGLDRLLDATISVDAKKIFKPSPEAYELIGEALGTKPDEVLFVSSNPWDVAGAKSFGLNVAWIERVTPEAMALACVENELVAPLTMFKAIRTQMDELGFAPDHRVRALSELPGIA from the coding sequence TTGAGCATCAAGGCCGTCGTCTTCGACGCTTACGGAACGCTGTACGATATCCAGTCGGTCGCGGAGATTACCGAGGACGCGTTTCCGGGTTACGGCGAGATCATCACGCAAATCTGGCGGATCAAGCAGCTCGAATACACCTGGTTGCGCTCGCTGATGCGGCGCTACCAGGATTTCGCGGCCGTCACGCGCGACTCGCTCGCCTATACGCTGCGCCTGCTCGGCCTCGCCTATGAGGGTGAGGCATTCGAGCGCGTGATCGAAAAATATCTGCACCTTGACCTCTATCCGGATGCGGCGGCAACACTCGCGGCCTTGAGGCCGCGCAAGCTCGCGATCCTCTCCAATGGCAGTCCGGACATGCTGAACGCACTCGTGCGCAACTCCGGTCTCGACCGCCTGCTCGACGCCACCATCAGCGTCGATGCGAAGAAGATCTTCAAACCGAGCCCGGAAGCCTATGAGCTGATCGGCGAGGCGCTCGGCACCAAGCCGGATGAGGTGCTGTTCGTCTCCTCCAATCCCTGGGACGTCGCGGGCGCAAAGTCGTTCGGGCTGAACGTCGCCTGGATCGAACGGGTGACGCCCGAGGCGATGGCGCTGGCTTGCGTCGAGAACGAACTCGTGGCACCGCTGACGATGTTCAAGGCGATCCGCACCCAGATGGACGAGCTCGGGTTTGCGCCGGACCATCGCGTCCGCGCGCTCTCCGAGCTTCCAGGGATCGCATAA
- a CDS encoding tripartite tricarboxylate transporter substrate binding protein, producing the protein MDRRDLLRIAAALPLLRAALPEPAAAQAYPVRNITLIVPFPAGGQADLAARPVAMALERILGKPVIVDNRAGGGGGSVGNAAAARAEPDGYTLLMTLSSLAVLPEADRLFDRPVAYEVSQFMPIARVLADPTLLAVPASAPWKTAQDFVEDAKKRPGQITYGSSGPYGTLHVAMEMFASSADIKLLHVPFRGAGPALTALLSGTVQAIAAAPGTLKPQVDDGKLRVLGNCGAQRIASFPDVPTFQELGYKDVEMYIWAGLFAQSSLPAPIATRLREAMAQVMTSPDVLRSFEASGSVVAYQDAPAFSDFVATDSARLIAAVKKIGKVE; encoded by the coding sequence ATGGATCGACGCGATCTCTTGCGTATCGCTGCGGCGTTGCCGTTGTTGCGGGCTGCATTGCCTGAGCCGGCCGCCGCGCAAGCCTATCCGGTACGCAACATCACCCTGATCGTGCCGTTTCCGGCCGGCGGTCAGGCTGATCTTGCCGCGCGCCCCGTGGCGATGGCGCTGGAACGGATCCTCGGCAAGCCCGTCATCGTCGACAACCGCGCCGGTGGCGGCGGCGGATCGGTCGGCAATGCCGCAGCAGCGCGCGCCGAGCCCGACGGCTACACGCTGCTGATGACGCTGTCCTCGCTCGCGGTGCTGCCCGAAGCCGACCGTCTGTTCGACCGGCCCGTCGCCTACGAAGTCTCGCAGTTCATGCCGATCGCGCGCGTGCTCGCCGATCCCACGCTGCTTGCGGTGCCGGCATCGGCGCCGTGGAAGACGGCGCAGGATTTTGTCGAGGACGCGAAGAAACGCCCGGGCCAGATCACTTACGGCTCGTCCGGGCCTTACGGGACGCTGCATGTCGCGATGGAGATGTTCGCGAGCAGCGCCGATATCAAATTGCTGCATGTGCCGTTCCGCGGCGCAGGCCCAGCGCTGACCGCGCTGCTCAGCGGCACCGTGCAGGCCATCGCGGCCGCGCCCGGCACGCTGAAGCCGCAGGTCGACGACGGCAAGCTGCGCGTGCTCGGCAATTGCGGCGCGCAGCGCATCGCGAGCTTTCCCGACGTTCCGACCTTCCAGGAGCTGGGCTACAAGGACGTCGAGATGTACATCTGGGCCGGGCTCTTTGCACAGAGCTCTCTCCCTGCGCCGATCGCGACCCGCCTGCGCGAAGCGATGGCGCAGGTGATGACGAGCCCGGACGTGCTCAGATCGTTCGAGGCCTCGGGCAGTGTTGTCGCCTATCAGGACGCGCCGGCCTTCTCGGACTTCGTCGCGACCGACAGCGCGCGGCTGATCGCAGCCGTCAAGAAGATCGGGAAGGTGGAATAG
- a CDS encoding YbaK/EbsC family protein has translation MSLESVRAFFAEKAPDISVIESPISSATVPLAAEAYGVEPGRIAKTLSLRIGERVILIVAAGTSRMDNKKVKAQFGGKPKMLGLEEVAGITGHEVGGVCPFGLKSPLPIYCDVSLKAFDVVVPAAGSTHSAVRITPERMAELTAAEWVDVCEHRP, from the coding sequence ATGAGCCTGGAATCCGTTCGCGCCTTCTTCGCCGAGAAAGCCCCCGACATATCAGTGATTGAATCGCCGATCAGCTCGGCCACGGTGCCGCTGGCCGCCGAGGCCTATGGCGTCGAGCCCGGCCGGATCGCCAAGACGCTGTCACTGCGGATCGGCGAGCGCGTGATCCTGATCGTCGCTGCCGGCACCTCGCGCATGGACAACAAGAAGGTGAAGGCGCAGTTCGGCGGCAAGCCGAAGATGCTGGGGCTGGAGGAGGTTGCCGGGATCACGGGTCACGAGGTCGGCGGCGTCTGCCCGTTCGGGCTGAAATCACCACTGCCGATCTACTGCGATGTGTCGCTGAAAGCCTTCGACGTGGTGGTACCGGCCGCAGGCTCGACGCACAGCGCGGTGCGCATCACGCCGGAGCGGATGGCGGAGCTGACCGCGGCTGAATGGGTCGATGTCTGCGAGCACAGACCCTAA
- a CDS encoding adenylate/guanylate cyclase domain-containing protein — protein MTDDKVKRRLTTVLCADVYGYSRLMEADETGTLETLRRYRTAIARLVERHDGRIVNTWGDAVIAEFTSVVEAVQCAVEIQQEISNQGSGASQANPMQFRIGINLGDVMVDGTDIYGDGVNIASRLQELAEPGGVVISSSVYDQVHNKLSVGFDCLGQRPMKNIAPLTSYRLTLGGRTAAPESFPLEESAAPSERSRAARIEDRRAPSSSTNVVSDWLTKLPRPVAAALTVSAFLILINLFTGHKIWFHWPVAAILFAVVLRMVLGHRPESDREGQR, from the coding sequence ATGACCGACGACAAGGTGAAACGACGACTGACCACCGTGCTGTGCGCTGACGTGTACGGCTATTCTCGTCTCATGGAAGCAGACGAGACCGGAACGCTGGAGACGCTCCGCCGCTACCGCACGGCCATTGCGCGACTGGTCGAGCGCCATGACGGCCGCATCGTGAATACCTGGGGCGATGCCGTGATCGCCGAGTTCACCAGCGTCGTCGAGGCCGTGCAATGCGCGGTCGAGATTCAGCAGGAAATCTCCAATCAGGGTTCGGGCGCGTCTCAGGCGAACCCGATGCAGTTTCGCATCGGCATCAACCTCGGTGACGTCATGGTGGACGGCACCGACATCTATGGCGACGGCGTCAATATCGCATCGCGCCTGCAAGAGCTCGCTGAACCCGGCGGCGTCGTGATCTCGAGCTCCGTCTACGATCAGGTGCACAACAAATTATCCGTTGGCTTCGACTGCCTTGGCCAGCGCCCGATGAAGAACATTGCTCCACTGACCAGTTATCGGCTGACGCTGGGCGGCCGAACCGCCGCGCCGGAAAGCTTCCCGCTCGAAGAAAGCGCCGCTCCCTCAGAGAGATCGCGTGCTGCGCGGATCGAAGACAGGCGCGCGCCATCCTCGTCGACGAATGTCGTCTCGGATTGGCTCACAAAGCTGCCCCGCCCGGTGGCAGCGGCCCTCACGGTGTCGGCCTTCCTGATTCTGATCAATCTTTTCACTGGCCATAAGATCTGGTTCCATTGGCCGGTCGCAGCCATTCTCTTCGCTGTCGTCCTGCGGATGGTGCTTGGACATCGACCGGAATCGGACCGCGAGGGCCAGCGTTGA
- a CDS encoding amidohydrolase family protein, whose amino-acid sequence MPKLKLPNIDDVVAIDIHTHAEEPCGCHADDGYDDFQAQMAEYFKSPNKHPPTVPETAAYYRSKNIAAVIFPVDAERETGFRRYNNYEMIEAASDHLDVLIPFVSIDPHKGKLGAREARKLIEEYGVRGFKFHPTMQGFYANDRMAYPLYEEINNGGAIALFHTGQTGVGSGMPGGMGMRLKYSNPMYMDDVAADFPDLKIILAHPSFPWQEEALSVATHKPNVYIDLSGWSPKYFPPILVRYINSILQDKMLFGSDWPVITPDRWLSDFAKIDIRDEIRPKVLKANARKILGI is encoded by the coding sequence ATGCCGAAGCTGAAGCTGCCCAACATCGACGACGTCGTCGCCATCGACATCCACACCCACGCCGAGGAGCCCTGCGGTTGTCACGCCGACGATGGCTATGACGATTTCCAGGCGCAGATGGCGGAATACTTCAAGTCGCCGAACAAGCATCCGCCGACGGTGCCGGAGACTGCGGCCTACTACCGCTCCAAGAACATCGCCGCGGTGATCTTCCCGGTCGACGCCGAGCGCGAGACCGGCTTCCGCCGCTACAACAATTACGAGATGATCGAGGCCGCCTCCGACCATCTCGACGTCCTCATCCCCTTCGTCTCGATCGACCCGCACAAGGGCAAGCTCGGCGCGCGCGAGGCGCGCAAGCTGATCGAGGAATACGGCGTGCGCGGCTTCAAATTCCACCCGACCATGCAGGGCTTCTACGCCAACGACCGCATGGCCTATCCGCTCTACGAAGAGATCAACAATGGCGGCGCGATCGCGCTGTTCCACACCGGCCAGACCGGCGTCGGCTCGGGCATGCCCGGCGGCATGGGGATGCGGCTGAAATATTCCAACCCGATGTACATGGACGATGTCGCGGCTGACTTCCCCGACCTCAAGATCATCCTCGCCCATCCCTCCTTCCCATGGCAGGAAGAAGCGCTGTCGGTCGCGACCCACAAGCCGAACGTCTATATCGACCTGTCCGGCTGGTCGCCGAAATATTTCCCGCCGATCCTGGTGCGCTACATCAACTCGATCCTTCAGGACAAGATGCTGTTCGGCTCGGACTGGCCGGTGATCACGCCGGACCGCTGGCTGTCGGACTTCGCCAAGATCGACATCCGCGACGAGATCCGGCCGAAGGTGCTGAAGGCCAACGCGCGCAAGATTCTGGGGATCTAG
- a CDS encoding tetratricopeptide repeat protein: MVVRFPFARTLCLALVLGAAGLGPALAQADPPAPPGKQQKKLPEAPAKLPKVDRSKNLDFLFGALKAAPDEASAKHVEARIWAIWIQTPSDTASLLMSRAKTAVDAQKIDIAIKLLDSVIKLRPDYIEAWNRRATLYYMQNDYARSLADIREVLIREPRHFGALAGLGMIMQEVGDEKRALEAYRKALAVNPHLEKIPDQVKALTEKVEGRDI; encoded by the coding sequence ATGGTAGTGAGATTCCCTTTCGCGCGCACCCTGTGTCTGGCCCTCGTTCTGGGAGCCGCCGGCCTCGGTCCGGCGCTGGCGCAGGCTGATCCGCCGGCCCCGCCCGGCAAGCAACAGAAGAAGCTTCCCGAGGCGCCGGCCAAACTGCCCAAGGTCGACCGCAGCAAGAATCTCGATTTCCTGTTCGGCGCGCTGAAGGCGGCGCCCGACGAGGCCAGTGCCAAGCATGTCGAGGCGCGGATCTGGGCGATCTGGATCCAGACCCCGAGCGATACCGCTTCGCTGCTGATGTCGCGGGCCAAGACTGCGGTCGACGCGCAGAAGATCGACATCGCGATCAAGCTGCTGGATTCGGTCATCAAGCTCAGGCCCGATTACATCGAGGCCTGGAACCGGCGCGCCACGCTCTACTACATGCAGAATGATTACGCTCGCTCGCTGGCGGACATCCGCGAGGTGCTGATCCGGGAGCCCCGCCATTTCGGCGCGCTCGCAGGTCTCGGCATGATCATGCAGGAGGTCGGCGACGAGAAGCGTGCGCTCGAGGCCTACCGCAAGGCGCTCGCCGTCAATCCGCACCTCGAGAAGATCCCCGACCAGGTCAAGGCGCTGACCGAGAAGGTCGAGGGACGCGACATCTAG